A region from the Triticum aestivum cultivar Chinese Spring chromosome 3D, IWGSC CS RefSeq v2.1, whole genome shotgun sequence genome encodes:
- the LOC123075107 gene encoding uncharacterized protein, whose amino-acid sequence MATLPQRFKLLATRCAAGAPSPSRSPAPSYATSPGYRLRRRRGSRLRRFLCRRVGGGLPEPAGRREEDKKPLVGRGSRTLRDLFVASPEAGRTRRGCGCDADSDDDDEEEAGRAGSGGASGAAGGGGGRRFRPAGGGLRSLLMRRSWRPVLVAIPESEGKIELGAIEE is encoded by the coding sequence ATGGCGACGCTGCCACAGCGGTTCAAGCTGCTGGCGACGCGGTGCGCGGCGGGGGCGCCCAGCCCCTCGCGCAGCCCCGCGCCGTCCTACGCCACCAGCCCAGGGTAccgcctccggcgccgccgcgggtCGCGCCTGCGCCGCTTCCTCTGCCGCCGCGTCGGCGGCGGGCTGCCGGAGCCCGCGGGCCGCCGGGAGGAGGACAAGAAGCCGCTGGTGGGCCGCGGGAGCCGCACGCTGAGGGATCTGTTCGTCGCGTCGCCGGAGGCGGGGCGCACCCGACGCGGGTGCGGCTGCGACgccgacagcgacgacgacgacgaggaggaggcagggcgcgccGGCTCCGGCGGCGCGTCGGGGGCGGCCGGCGGAGGAGGCGGGAGGAGGTTCCGGCCCGCCGGCGGGGGCCTGCGGAGCCTCCTGATGCGGCGGAGCTGGCGGCCGGTGCTGGTGGCGATCCCGGAGAGCGAGGGCAAGATCGAGCTCGGCGCCATCGAGGAGTAA